The Amycolatopsis methanolica 239 nucleotide sequence GCTGTTGACTTCGTAGCCGAAGGCATCCATGAGCCACTCGATGGTGTCGGAGGTGACCTGGACGACGTCGCCGGAGTCGGGGCGCGCGCCCACCATGCCGGGGAAGTTCCGGATCAGTTCCTTCAGTTCACCGCCGAGGATCTTCTTGACGCAGTGCTCGTGGTCGTAGGTGTCGGTCAAGACCAGCGCGAAGCCGTAGTCGCGGTAGGTCTCGAGCATGTTTCGGATCGCGTCGACCTCGAAGGCCCGGCCCCAGGCGGTGAAGCCGGCGTGTTCGGAGTTGGGGCCGGAGTTCGACGGAGCCACGGCGTTGTACCAGCGCTTGGCGGCAAGGATGCCCGGGGTGGTGTCGCTCTGGCTGAAGTTCACCAAGTGCGCCATGCCACCCAGTGCGGCGGACTGCTGCGAGCTGACCCCCCGAGCGCCGTAGTCGTGAAGCATGTGCCGGAGCGCTCCCGGGTTGTCGGAAGTGCGCTCCAGGGCGGTGCGGATCACCTGCTTGCACAGCCAGCTCAGTGTGCCGATCGTGGTCGGATACCACACCGCCCTCAGCAGGGCGGTCTCGAAGAAACTGGTCACCCAGTAATACTTCGGGTCAGTGTTGATGAGCTGCACGAGCACGTTGTTGGTGGGCACCACGGTGCCCTCGGGGATCGCCTCGATCTCGACGGGCAGGTAGCCGCCGTGATCGTTGATGAGGTTCATCCAGTTGTCACGGTTGAAGTGCATCCCCTGCTCGCGCATGAGGTACTCGGCCTCATCGACGTCCTCAACCGTCACGGGGCGCATGAGGTAGTCCCGGATGAAGGCTTGAAGGCCGACGAACATCGTGACGGGGAACTGGCCGCCACGAGACTCGATGTAGGACGAGATGTACTCGGTACCTGGCGGGTACAGCGAGTAGTGGCAGTGCTTGTAGTTGTCGGTGTTGACGATGATGTTGTCGAACTGATCGCCCAGGGACATCTTTGTCCTTCCTCTCGGTCGCACCGCGACTGGACTAGTCGCCAGCAGTCGCCAGCACACCATTAACGATTCTACAATGACGGCGAAGCATGCGGTCTGCGACCACTGCCTCGCTGTTCAGATCGTCGAACCAGCGGGTAGAAACCTTTCTAGCAACGGGACTGTAGCAGCGGTGGCTCGGCTCTGTAAACGGTGAGTTTCAATCGGCCGGAAGGGGCCAGGGTAGGCCCTGCTCTGCCCGGCCAAGGGCACCTGACGGCGGTCGAGCCCTCGATCGCGCTCGAAGATGCCGTGGCCGTGGATGTTGGAGACCTCCGCCCCATCACCCCGTACCGCGGATCCCCGCGCGGCCGTCGCTGGGCACGTCCCTCAAGTCCGGCGCGGCGTGCTACCCCAGGTCACCGCAACCGCCGCCACCCGAACCCAGCGCGTGAAGCGGCGAACGCACAGAGACCGAAGGATCCAGGCGCCGCGCGCCAGGCGAAGCCAGCGCTGCAGCAGGAGTACTGGAAAGCGTTCTATCCCTGAGCTGAGCTGGCATCGGCTATGGTTACCGTTCGCGACGTGAACGAAGTGCCGCAGACGACACGTGGGGGTGACCTTGGCCCGGAATTCGGGAGCCATGCCGACGCGCAGGCCCACGATGAAGGACGTTGCTGAGCGGGCAGGAGTCGCGGTCAGCACGGTGAGTTACGTGGTCAACGACAGCGGGCCCGTGGCGGCCGATCGGCGTGCACGGGTACTGGAGGCTGTCCGCGCGCTGGGTTACACGCCCAACGAGTCTGCTCGCAACCTCAAGCGACACAGCGTGGCTACAGTAGGTCTCGTTGTCCCAGACCTTGTGAACCAGTACTTCGCGCTGATTGCCGAGGGAGTGGAGCAAGCCGCGTCCGAAAGAGACGTCCTGGTGGTGTTCTGCACACCGGAGGCGACCGGTGGCGGCGAGTCCTGGAACAGCAGGCTGCTACGCAGTCAGCGCCTCGACGGGCTCATCTACCTCTCCGGATCAGAGACGCGAATGGATGCTCTGGTCGAGTTGACCCGGGTCGGCCCTGTGGTCCTCGTCGATGAAAAGCTCCCTGGATTCAACCTGCCGTCTGTGGTCTCGCAGAACCGCCGGGGCGCGAGGGAGATCGCCGCCCACCTCACCTCGCTCGGGCACGAGCGCCTAGCCATCCTCGGCGGTCCGCTCGAACTCTGGACAGCCGAGCAGCGCCTCTCGGGCTACCGCGAGGCCATCGCCGCGGCCGGACTGGATCCCGACGGCATCCCGGTGCTCGCAGGAGACTACCGGATGTCGTCGGGCGAGCAGCTGGCGGCCGAGATCCTGAGCCGCCCGGCGAAAGATCGCCCGACTGCTTTGATCTGCGCGAACGACCTCATGGCAATTGGGGCCTTGTCCTACTGTCGCCGCGCTGGCCTGCGGGTGCCCGAGGACGTCTCGGTGGTCGGCTTCGATGACCTGCCGTTCGCATCCCTCCTCACCCCGGCTCTCACCACCGTCCGGCAGCCCGCTCGGGAGATGGGGATTCAGGCCACCAAGCTGCTGCTCGGCATGGTCGAGGGCGCCGATCCGACCCCTCCCCCTCCGTCACCGGTCTCGCTGAAGATCCGGGAGTCCACAGGCCCGCTTTCCGAACGCTGACCAGGGCCGTCTGACAAGAATTGCGGGTGGCGGGACGTGGCGCTCAGCCGACTGCAGGCCGCGGCGGACGCGACCGGCGCGCCACGAACATCACCCGCACACAGGGGCTGGTTCGAACGCGAGAACGAGGTGCTGCGCACGGCGGCGGCATATTTGGCTGAGTTAAATTTGCCGGGAGGATTGAACCTGGCCGTGGCCGGCACCCCGATCAGGGTGACAACCAGGCGTGCCGTGTCTGTTCGACGCAACAGATCTTCTCGCTGCGCGCGCCAGGACGAAGGGCCTCCCCACAAGGCCCGACCGTCGGCACCCGCCGGCCCGGTGCGCAACGATTTCACGGCTGCGCACCGCTATCAAGTGGCTCACTGATATCACGGAGAACTGAAGAGCGAGGAAAACTCGATCTCTGCGCGATCAAGGACTGCCACTCCAACAAGACCGCCGGTTACTCCATCGGCTCGCACATGCAGGCCTCACTTGCGGTTGCCGCGCTGCGACGGCGCACCGCGCGACCCATACGGCGAGGATGCACGGGCCGGGGCGGATTGCGCGGCGACAACGCCCCATGGAGTCGCCCGTAAGGAACTGCGGTCGCCGATCGTGCGCTGGATCGCGCCCTGGGAAAACTAAAACCCCGGTCGAGTTCGAGACCATTTACACGTCCGCAACCGACGGCCTGAAAACACCCGGGCCCCAGTGTCAACCGAATTCTGGGTCGCCCTGTCAGGTCACGGTGAGTAGCACAGCTAGATCTCCTCCAGCGTGGCGCCGTCGTAGAACTTCCCAGCCTTGTAGACCATCGGATCCGAGCTGGAAACCTCCAGGTAGGTGACTTGCGCAACGATCAGAACATGAGTTTTTGCGCGGAAGCGTTCTTTGATCTCTGCCTCGATCGATGCGGCCGCCCCGCGGATCAGCGGGGAACCCTCCGGTCCGGCGTGCCAGTCGAGTCCGGCGAACTTGTCGTCCGACTTGGACGCGAATCTGTCGATGACCGCACGCTGTGTGTTGGCGATGATGTTGATGCCGAGGTGCTTGGATTCGAAGAGCGACGGGTAGGTCGAGGATGTCTTCTGCACGCACAAGGCCACCAGTGGCGGGTCCAGCGAGATGGGCATGTAAGCGCTCACGGCTAGTCCGCGGGGTCGATCTGCGGAGTCCATGGTCGTCACCACAGTCACACCGGTGACGAACTTCCGGTTGAACTCCTTGAGATCCTCGATGCTGGGCATCTCCACCGCCTGGCCCGCGCCATTGGGCGACGCAGGTACATCGAGCGCCGACCCTAGGCCAGGTACTCCCAGGTCGGACAGCATGTCCACCGACGGATCCCACGTCACGCGCTCACGGATGATCCGGCCATCGCGCAGGGTTCCCTGAACGGCGCCTCGGGTGTGGAGCGCACGCCTCGTCGGGGGGACGTCGCCGAACGCGTTCATGAACGTACCGGTTGCCGACCAGAAAAGCGCGAAGTCATCCCCGTCCACCACGATCTTGTCCACCGTCGTTCGCAGGTCCGGGATCGAAGTCCGCATGTCGCAAACCTGGCGCTTGAGCTCGGCCAGCCCCGAGGTTCGCCCCAGCCCGGCGTTCTCCAACTCGTAGTCGGCGTGGACGATCTCGTCCAAGGCGTCGGAGTCACCTTGGTTCCAGGCTGCGTCCCAAGCCGAACGCACCAGGTCCTTGAAGTCCGACATCTCTTCCCATCCTCACTTCTGGCACCAAGGGGCAGACGACGCCACGGTTGCGGCTCGGTCTGGCCGACTGTGCCGCCCCGGGCGCACGAACTCGGCCGAGGGCTTCGCTGGGCACGCGTACTGCAGGCTCCGCGCTTATCTCTGGAACGGAAGTATTAACGATTCGACTTTGACTGTCAACGGCACGGCCAGACGTCGCTAAAATCTGGCTATCCAAGCAGGATGCCGGGCCAGGACGCTGGTGGAAGCGTTTCCATCGCTCCGGCCCCACGCTGGCGCACAAGCGTTCGCAGCAGGTTCCACCCATCCGCCGCGCGTGCGCAGCCCGCAGGATGTCAACCGATGTGGGACGGGGCCGTTGCCGCGGCGTGCGACCTGCGGGCCGGTGCGGTCGCACGCGAAGGGCACCCCACCAGCGCCTGAGGGGCGGGGATGCCGCTGGTCCGGGACGTCGACACGGGCGTGGACGATGCGCCGGCACTGGTGATCGGCCACGTCGCCACGACGTGGCCAATTGTCCGGTGCAGGTGGTGTTGCGGGCACTTCCCGGTCGATCAGGTCGGCGGGCACAAGCCGCACGCCGCAGGCTGCCGCGAGCTGCCTCGCGCCGATCCGGCGCTGGCGGCGTCGACCGCGCACGGAGCACGTCATGGTGCCGCCCTAGACGTCGGAACGCCCCGCTCGCAGGTCAGGCGGCGCTGAGACCGCCGTATGGGCGGTTCTCACCCAGTTGGCTGTCACCAGAAACGATTCGAGTATACGATCCGAGGATGCGGGCCGCAGCGGAGCGGCGCCGACTTCAACGAGGGAACTGCAGCTGTGGACGAAGCCTCTGCCAGCGAGGTCCAGGTCAACACTGTTATGGGACCCGTGCCGGCCGACGAGCTTGGAACCACGCTGACGCACGAGCACCTCATCTGCGACTGGACCAAGCCCCTGTGCGAACCCCAGGGCGCAGTTGACCGCAGTGCCTTTGTCCGACGTGTGGATCCCTCGATCTGTTGGCTGCTCACAGAGGATCCGTCGTGCTGCCTCGACAACGCACGCCTGGAAGACACCGCGGCCGTCGTCGATGAACTCCAGTGGTTCATCGACGCGGGAGGACAGACGGTCGTTGACTGCACCAACGGAGATATCGGCCGGAACCCGCGTGCGCTGCGCGAGATCTCGGAGCGAACCGGCCTCAACATCGTCATGGGTTCTGGTTGGTACGTGCACCCGTATCACGACAGCGGAACCGCCCTGGCCACAGCAGACGAGCTCTACGCGCAGATCCTCGCCGAGTTTGCCGACGGCGTCGGCGACACGGGGGTGAAGCCGGGTGTGATCGGAGAGATCGGCGTCTCGCCCGAGTTCACCGTCGCAGAACGGGTCCGGCTCCGCGCGGCTGCTCGGGCTCAATTGGCACTGGGCGTACCGCTTCTCATCCACCTGCCGGGATGGCAACGCCGCGCCTTCGAGGTACTGGATATCGTGCTGAGCGAAGAGGGCGTTGCGCCCGAGGCAGTCGTCCTGTGTCACATGGATCCATCTGGCGAGGACGTTGTCTACCAACGCGAGGTAGCTGATCGAGGTGTCTGGCTCGAGTTCGACATGATCGGCATGTCCAACTACTTTCCTGGCGAGGGTCAGTCGCCTTCGCCGGACCAGACGGCCACGGCGATCGCGCGGCTCGTCGAGGCTGGGCACGCCTCCCGCCTCCTCCTCAGCCATGACCTGTCGCTCAAGAACATGTGGACGCGGAACGGCGGAAACGGCGTCGGCTACGTGCCCCGGCTCTTCCTCCCCCGGCTCGAGCGTCACGGGGTGCCGGCCAGTGTGACCGCCGATCTGCTGACGACCAACCCCCGGCGCCTGTTCATCGGCGCCGCGCGCGCCTCGGCCCCTGGCGAAAGCCGTCGAGGATGTCACGGCTGGGAGCTTCGCAGACCCCGTAGCGACGAAGAGTTCGCGTGACAGCCGCGACAACTGGATTCACACACCGAAAGGATCAAGAAGGTGACGCAACACCTCGGGAATGCATTCCACTACGACCTCGACGCAGAGGGCTACGAGTCCCTGGAAGACAGCCGCACAACCATCCACACGGCGGCCCATCACATCGGAATGGTCGGCGGCGTCAACGTCGGGGTGTGGGAGGCGGAGCCGGGCCTCATCGGCGGCCTCACTGCCGATGAGATCTTCGTCGTTCTCGAGGGCCGCGCCGAAGTGACATTCGAGGACACGAAGGAGAGGATCGAGATCGGCCCAGGCGATATCGTCCGCCTCAATGCCGGTCAGCGAAACACCTGGCGCACCTTGGAACGGCTGCGCAAGGTGTCCGTCTGGTCGGACTCCGGAGCCCAGCAACCTTCCTCATGACGACCTGGCGCTGGCCCGAGTCGTGGTTGCTGATGCGAGCACAGCAGGACTTGAGCGCAGACATGGCCCAGCATGTCCCCACCCCCCCATGGACCCGACCTTGAAAGGCTCCGCATGATGCGCCGTCCCGTGATCCTCGATGTCGACACCGGCAACGACGACGCCGTCGCCATCACCATGGCCGCGACACACCCCGCGATCGAGCTTCTTGGTTGCACAACCGTTGCCGGCAACCTCTCACTCGAAGAGGCCACCGACAACACCCTCCGGGTGCTGAATGCGATCGGCAGGAGCGACATCGAGGTCCACGCCGGTCTCTCGCGTCCCTTTGCTCCGACGCCCTATGCCTACGGTGCGAACGAGGTGGACGGCGTATTCCATCAGAACACACTGCCTGTCGGCGTCTCAGGGCTTCAACCACGAAGCTGGCACGGCGTGGAATGGCTCATCGAGACTCTGCGCCAGACAACAAGGCAGGTCACGCTGATCCCAGTCGCCCCGCTCACCAACATCGCCGCCGCGATCACTGTCGCACCCGACATCCTCGATTCGATCGACGAGGTCGTCCTGATGGGCGGATCATCGACCTTCGGGAACCGAACCCTGTCCGCTGAGTTCAACATCTACACCGACGCCGTCGCAGCGAACGTCGTTCTCAATGCGGGCATCAAGCGCCTGACGATGGCCGCGCTCGACGCGACGCACGACGTGCTCGTCAGCAGGGAAGACTTGCACCGCTATCGAACACTGGGAACACTCGCCGGCGACCTCGTGTCCGCTGTGACCGAGTACTACATCGATGGTTACGAAGCGTCTGCCGGCCCAATCGGGACCGCCTCGTCTGCACCGCCGCATGACGCGTTGTGCGTCGCGTATGCGATCGACCCGAAAGTCATTGACACCACTGACGCCTTCGTCGAGGTCGACACCGTGAGCCCGTACAACTACGGACGCACTGCCGTCGACTTCCACGGGAACCGAGGCGAGCCGGCGAATGTCCGCTTCGCGAAGCACGCGGATTCGGCTCTATTCCACCGGATTCTCGACGAATGCCTGCGCGGAGAATGTCGAGCAGTCTGAGATGTCTGTGCGGGCTCTGGTTCCAGGAAGAATGCAGACGATTCCGCAACCGGGAAAATGCGGTGAGGGAGCTGCGTGAACGGGCGACGCGCGTGGTGTTGGACGGGATCGTGACCAACGTCGCGCGCTCCGCGGCGAGCACGTCGCCGGCGCGGGCGACGTCGAGCATGCGGCGCGTCTTCGGCGTCACGAAGGGGTAGCCGTAGATCTGACCGGGCGGGTGGTGGAGTATGACACCGATCTCCTCGCCGCGGTTTTCGAACGGGAAGACCTGCTCCAGACCGTCGATTTCGGACAGCGCCGCCGTCCGGTCGGCCCACGCGTCGACGACCATGCGCACCCGGGACGGGCTCAGCTTCGCGAACAACCCGTCGTGGTCGGGGAAGCGGTACTCGAACACGACCACGTCGTAGTCGGCCTCGGAGATCTCACTGGGCTTGCCCGGTTTGCTGGGGCACAGCGGGCACAGGCCGGCGGGCGGTTTGTAGGTGCGGGTCTGCCGGTGGCGGCCCACTCGCCAGTGAGCGGGTCGAGGCGGATCTCCGAGCTCGCGGCCACCGGACGGCCAGCAGGTTGGCGAGACCAGGCTCATGCGGCGCTACATCTACTAGATCACGCCGGGCGACCAATCGAAATGGATCCGGCTCCGCGACACCGGCAGCGAGACCACCCTCTGCGTCAAGGAGATCCGCAGCGACGCCATCGACGGGACACACGAAGTCGAAGTCACCGTCGGCGACTTCGCCGACACCAACGAACTGCTCGGCCTCCTCGGATTCACGCCCAAGTCGCACCAGGAGAACCGCCGCACCAGCTTCCGCCTTGACGGCGTCCGCTTGGGGATCGACGAGTGGCCCGTCATCCCATCTACCTGGAGATTGTGGCTGACACCCGTGGTGACGCCATCCGCACAGCCTCCTTACTCGGGTTCGCCGAGGAACAGCTGACGAGCGAGAACACGATCAAGTTTTGGCGTTGGCGCCGCGGGCTCCGACTCGTCGGTTTCCGAGTGGAAATCGCGTAGCTCAGGGTGTTGCTCGCGAGGTCGGAGGTCATTCGCTGGTCGACCGAGTATCCGTCGATGCGGTTGGAGAAAGAGTTTCCCTTCGCTGGTGGGCTGTTCGGTGACGTCGGTGCGCCGGCGCCGATCGGCCACGGTGGCGGTGAACCGAGGAGTGACGAGGTCGTCGTGCACCGGTGGTCCCGTCTTGCGGGTCAGGCCGCGATTCTTCGCGAACACGC carries:
- a CDS encoding nicotinate phosphoribosyltransferase, with product MSLGDQFDNIIVNTDNYKHCHYSLYPPGTEYISSYIESRGGQFPVTMFVGLQAFIRDYLMRPVTVEDVDEAEYLMREQGMHFNRDNWMNLINDHGGYLPVEIEAIPEGTVVPTNNVLVQLINTDPKYYWVTSFFETALLRAVWYPTTIGTLSWLCKQVIRTALERTSDNPGALRHMLHDYGARGVSSQQSAALGGMAHLVNFSQSDTTPGILAAKRWYNAVAPSNSGPNSEHAGFTAWGRAFEVDAIRNMLETYRDYGFALVLTDTYDHEHCVKKILGGELKELIRNFPGMVGARPDSGDVVQVTSDTIEWLMDAFGYEVNSKGFKILPPFIRVVQGDGVTGESLREIFIEMERRGLAADNAVFGMGGGLLQHVNRDTNNFAQKANAVCVNGEWRDIAKQPTGASFKRSKAGRLALILEDGEYKTVPRDSVSPEQNLLKPVFRNGKLLKKWDFSEVIAASEAPVPQEWYGDYIAPMLTEPAPAPVGAAVN
- a CDS encoding LacI family DNA-binding transcriptional regulator; amino-acid sequence: MKDVAERAGVAVSTVSYVVNDSGPVAADRRARVLEAVRALGYTPNESARNLKRHSVATVGLVVPDLVNQYFALIAEGVEQAASERDVLVVFCTPEATGGGESWNSRLLRSQRLDGLIYLSGSETRMDALVELTRVGPVVLVDEKLPGFNLPSVVSQNRRGAREIAAHLTSLGHERLAILGGPLELWTAEQRLSGYREAIAAAGLDPDGIPVLAGDYRMSSGEQLAAEILSRPAKDRPTALICANDLMAIGALSYCRRAGLRVPEDVSVVGFDDLPFASLLTPALTTVRQPAREMGIQATKLLLGMVEGADPTPPPPSPVSLKIRESTGPLSER
- a CDS encoding flavin reductase, producing the protein MSDFKDLVRSAWDAAWNQGDSDALDEIVHADYELENAGLGRTSGLAELKRQVCDMRTSIPDLRTTVDKIVVDGDDFALFWSATGTFMNAFGDVPPTRRALHTRGAVQGTLRDGRIIRERVTWDPSVDMLSDLGVPGLGSALDVPASPNGAGQAVEMPSIEDLKEFNRKFVTGVTVVTTMDSADRPRGLAVSAYMPISLDPPLVALCVQKTSSTYPSLFESKHLGINIIANTQRAVIDRFASKSDDKFAGLDWHAGPEGSPLIRGAAASIEAEIKERFRAKTHVLIVAQVTYLEVSSSDPMVYKAGKFYDGATLEEI
- a CDS encoding phosphotriesterase family protein codes for the protein MGPVPADELGTTLTHEHLICDWTKPLCEPQGAVDRSAFVRRVDPSICWLLTEDPSCCLDNARLEDTAAVVDELQWFIDAGGQTVVDCTNGDIGRNPRALREISERTGLNIVMGSGWYVHPYHDSGTALATADELYAQILAEFADGVGDTGVKPGVIGEIGVSPEFTVAERVRLRAAARAQLALGVPLLIHLPGWQRRAFEVLDIVLSEEGVAPEAVVLCHMDPSGEDVVYQREVADRGVWLEFDMIGMSNYFPGEGQSPSPDQTATAIARLVEAGHASRLLLSHDLSLKNMWTRNGGNGVGYVPRLFLPRLERHGVPASVTADLLTTNPRRLFIGAARASAPGESRRGCHGWELRRPRSDEEFA
- a CDS encoding cupin domain-containing protein, yielding MTQHLGNAFHYDLDAEGYESLEDSRTTIHTAAHHIGMVGGVNVGVWEAEPGLIGGLTADEIFVVLEGRAEVTFEDTKERIEIGPGDIVRLNAGQRNTWRTLERLRKVSVWSDSGAQQPSS
- a CDS encoding nucleoside hydrolase, which translates into the protein MILDVDTGNDDAVAITMAATHPAIELLGCTTVAGNLSLEEATDNTLRVLNAIGRSDIEVHAGLSRPFAPTPYAYGANEVDGVFHQNTLPVGVSGLQPRSWHGVEWLIETLRQTTRQVTLIPVAPLTNIAAAITVAPDILDSIDEVVLMGGSSTFGNRTLSAEFNIYTDAVAANVVLNAGIKRLTMAALDATHDVLVSREDLHRYRTLGTLAGDLVSAVTEYYIDGYEASAGPIGTASSAPPHDALCVAYAIDPKVIDTTDAFVEVDTVSPYNYGRTAVDFHGNRGEPANVRFAKHADSALFHRILDECLRGECRAV